A genomic segment from Lignipirellula cremea encodes:
- a CDS encoding serine hydrolase, translating into MMVSTATLLAMGMMFGAPPAAKAAPAAETARVDKAAREALAQLPGEKAFAFTEVTPAGPKLLYGLRENDRFAIGSGFKLFILGTLTQQVNDEQRRLADVKTLQADWIGPPHSEMAGWPMGSPVTLHTFALKMISISDNTATDHLIHLLGRETIEAQMVKMGHRQPEWNIPLLETREMTMLRDRAQGMPGKKYQTLDLAGKRQFLTQWDAMRPDYDKLDFDTTAYNLAEWFATPLDMARALTWIKLHTEADQPAAPVRAILTVDPKLQYDPAVWTYVGFKGGSEDQLLAGNWLLQHRNGRWYTFHANCNNPDGKLDMGKMITAVQELFAVMQDTLE; encoded by the coding sequence CGGCTCCCGCCGCCGAAACGGCCCGCGTCGATAAAGCGGCTCGCGAAGCCCTGGCCCAGCTGCCGGGTGAGAAGGCATTCGCTTTTACCGAAGTGACCCCCGCCGGGCCAAAACTGCTGTATGGCCTGCGTGAGAACGACCGCTTCGCCATTGGATCGGGCTTCAAGCTGTTCATCCTGGGAACGCTGACCCAGCAGGTGAACGACGAGCAACGGCGACTGGCCGACGTCAAAACACTGCAGGCCGACTGGATCGGACCGCCCCATAGTGAAATGGCCGGGTGGCCGATGGGCTCGCCCGTCACGCTGCACACCTTTGCTCTCAAGATGATCTCGATCAGCGATAACACCGCCACCGACCACCTGATTCACCTGCTGGGACGAGAGACGATCGAAGCCCAGATGGTGAAAATGGGACACCGCCAGCCGGAGTGGAACATTCCCCTTTTGGAAACGCGGGAAATGACCATGCTCCGCGACCGGGCCCAGGGGATGCCGGGCAAAAAGTACCAGACGCTCGACCTGGCCGGCAAACGGCAGTTCCTGACGCAATGGGACGCGATGCGACCGGATTATGACAAGCTCGATTTTGACACCACGGCCTACAATCTGGCCGAATGGTTCGCCACGCCGCTCGACATGGCCCGGGCGCTAACCTGGATCAAACTGCACACCGAAGCCGACCAGCCAGCCGCCCCCGTGCGGGCAATTCTGACGGTCGACCCCAAACTGCAGTACGACCCGGCCGTCTGGACGTACGTCGGTTTCAAAGGCGGTTCCGAAGATCAGCTGCTGGCCGGCAACTGGTTGCTGCAGCATCGCAACGGACGCTGGTACACGTTCCACGCCAACTGCAACAACCCCGACGGCAAGCTCGACATGGGCAAAATGATCACCGCCGTACAGGAGCTGTTCGCCGTGATGCAGGACACGCTCGAGTAG